A part of Methanobacterium bryantii genomic DNA contains:
- a CDS encoding polysaccharide pyruvyl transferase family protein: MTKDNYTIGLYGIAGVYNYGCEAIIRGTEMIIHKKWPDAHIKYASSRPDDDKKRLDGCNVEIVPRKLFPRSSIPGINRMLATVTGLHLKTPYREDLDWLKGCDMIFSIGGDLYTLHPHHKDHKIKRYYNPLIHFGDIVKSKGMPLVIWGASVGPFEGWPKTKKYFIKHLQEVDLITSREHITTNYLKGNGLNNVIECADPAYLVPSPKIKENSNEKITIGINLSPLSSFFSFQPEQKNEIIEKQAKIIELLIKKFNANIILIPHVVCTFNENDDDLHYLKHVKSKISENLRNNVDLITDDIGFIKTKEVLSECDVVIAARMHCAINSLASGIPTIFLAYSQKAFGMAEYVYGNTNMVIPLNEFMNSEKTINLIEYIIEKDINKFINKRMVNIKNEAYIPLNYIENLF; encoded by the coding sequence ATGACTAAAGATAATTATACAATTGGACTCTATGGAATTGCCGGAGTTTATAATTACGGCTGTGAAGCCATTATACGCGGAACAGAAATGATAATTCACAAAAAATGGCCGGATGCACATATTAAATATGCTTCTTCACGCCCAGATGATGATAAAAAGAGACTTGATGGATGTAATGTTGAAATAGTACCTCGGAAACTTTTTCCAAGATCATCCATCCCTGGAATAAATAGAATGTTAGCTACAGTTACAGGATTACACCTTAAAACACCATATAGGGAGGATCTAGATTGGTTAAAAGGTTGTGATATGATATTTTCAATTGGAGGTGATCTATATACACTTCACCCCCATCATAAAGATCATAAAATAAAAAGATATTATAATCCCCTTATCCATTTTGGTGATATCGTAAAATCAAAAGGAATGCCACTTGTAATATGGGGAGCATCTGTCGGACCATTTGAAGGGTGGCCCAAAACAAAAAAGTATTTTATAAAACACTTGCAGGAAGTTGATTTGATTACATCCCGAGAGCATATAACTACCAATTATCTAAAAGGTAATGGTTTAAATAATGTTATTGAATGTGCTGATCCTGCTTATCTGGTTCCATCACCAAAAATAAAAGAAAATAGTAACGAAAAAATAACTATTGGAATAAATTTAAGTCCACTTTCATCATTTTTCTCATTTCAACCCGAACAAAAAAATGAAATCATTGAAAAGCAAGCAAAAATAATAGAATTATTAATTAAAAAATTCAATGCAAATATAATTTTAATTCCCCATGTAGTATGTACTTTTAATGAAAATGACGATGATTTACACTATTTAAAACATGTGAAATCAAAAATTTCTGAAAATTTAAGGAACAACGTTGATCTCATAACTGATGATATTGGTTTTATAAAGACAAAAGAAGTTTTATCCGAGTGTGATGTCGTAATAGCTGCAAGAATGCACTGTGCTATAAATTCATTAGCTTCAGGTATCCCTACTATCTTTTTAGCTTATAGTCAAAAAGCTTTTGGAATGGCTGAATATGTTTATGGGAACACAAATATGGTTATTCCATTAAATGAGTTTATGAACTCTGAAAAGACAATTAATTTGATAGAATATATAATTGAAAAAGATATCAATAAATTTATCAATAAAAGAATGGTAAATATTAAAAATGAAGCATATATTCCCCTTAATTATATTGAAAACTTATTTTAG
- a CDS encoding glycosyltransferase family 4 protein, whose protein sequence is MKILSVCTSIPGNNSMWLRISKIGEILESKGHDVHFVHYIRKRSYNEIKNRDNLKNHSFIVVSPLTVHITHLKILINGNYDIVYGNTASSAFISLLGKLTKVPILFDMHGDIVEEFLIENKFSLLSSFIPKLIYKKLINSISLRLSNHIITVSNKMINNLNSTKGIPLEKMSYITNGIDLDLFKPSKNKNLDLKKTLKIENKFIFGYIGALDKWQGIDRFIDAAGEINDKNVVFLIVGWEKSERKNNIVYVPKVPYSQITDYYSICDVLTLPRPHHISTEVAAPTKFAEYTAMGKPVLTTNVGDAANLVKKYECGIVTKGDSPKNIVDGINEFLNLSKKQSDIMSKNSRELAEKEFDLKKIAIKLDNILNKI, encoded by the coding sequence ATGAAGATACTCAGTGTTTGTACATCTATTCCGGGAAATAATTCAATGTGGTTACGCATATCTAAAATCGGAGAGATATTAGAATCTAAAGGTCATGATGTTCATTTTGTCCATTATATTAGAAAAAGATCTTATAATGAAATAAAAAATCGTGATAATTTAAAAAATCATTCATTCATAGTAGTATCTCCTTTAACAGTTCACATTACACATCTTAAAATTTTAATAAATGGCAATTATGACATAGTTTATGGAAACACCGCATCCAGTGCTTTTATTTCTTTACTTGGGAAATTAACTAAAGTGCCCATTTTATTTGATATGCACGGAGATATAGTAGAAGAATTTTTAATAGAGAACAAGTTTTCACTACTTTCCTCATTTATACCTAAATTAATCTATAAGAAACTCATTAACTCCATTTCATTACGTTTATCTAACCATATAATAACAGTTTCAAATAAAATGATTAATAATTTGAACTCAACTAAAGGTATACCCTTAGAAAAAATGTCTTATATTACAAATGGGATTGATTTAGATCTCTTTAAACCATCAAAAAACAAAAATTTGGATTTAAAAAAGACATTAAAAATTGAAAATAAGTTTATTTTTGGATATATTGGCGCTTTAGATAAATGGCAAGGAATAGACCGTTTTATAGATGCTGCAGGAGAGATTAATGATAAAAATGTAGTATTTCTTATCGTTGGATGGGAAAAATCAGAAAGAAAAAATAATATTGTTTATGTTCCAAAAGTACCCTATTCTCAAATTACAGATTATTATTCAATTTGTGATGTTCTAACTCTTCCTAGACCACACCACATCTCGACTGAAGTTGCAGCACCAACAAAATTTGCAGAATATACTGCAATGGGAAAACCAGTCCTCACAACTAATGTTGGAGACGCCGCAAATCTTGTTAAGAAATATGAATGTGGAATTGTCACAAAAGGGGATTCTCCTAAAAATATTGTTGATGGAATCAATGAATTTCTGAATTTATCCAAAAAACAGTCAGATATAATGAGTAAAAATTCAAGGGAATTAGCTGAAAAAGAATTTGATTTGAAAAAAATTGCAATTAAATTGGATAATATTTTAAATAAAATATGA
- a CDS encoding glycosyltransferase family 4 protein, with protein sequence MKPKIAIISFPWHSNGPYTFISDVLKIVNELCETIYVINGNTKKISFESDNVLLKDIKIEMHLLNDVQPKFYSAILWIIKCLIVQIKQSIMLIKLRDEIDVAIFYMAYPYYLIPLLVSKILKMRTIEVLTRSKPNFLSARALGLQDKILFNLLDCISPESFSIITDLNLEKYSDKISEEGARFIDTAKFYRFKDIGERDKIGFIGRLSYEKGVLEFLDAIKLLNPHEKLKFLVIGDGKLKNDVKLKIHEDNLDNVEFMEWVPNENLHYYLNQLKLIVLPTKHAEGLPTIILESIACGTPVLSTCMGGIPDIIKNCETGFIMENNSAEDIAKNIKKAINYPDLEEITNNALSVFKSKYTLNNAKKRWKNILMCKKKPKNQ encoded by the coding sequence ATGAAACCAAAAATTGCAATAATCTCATTTCCTTGGCATTCAAATGGCCCTTATACTTTTATTTCAGACGTACTAAAAATAGTCAATGAATTATGTGAAACTATTTATGTAATAAATGGAAATACTAAAAAGATTTCATTCGAATCAGATAATGTTTTATTAAAAGATATAAAAATAGAAATGCATTTGCTAAATGACGTTCAACCTAAATTTTATTCAGCAATTTTATGGATAATAAAATGTTTAATTGTACAAATTAAACAGAGTATAATGTTAATAAAATTAAGAGATGAGATAGATGTTGCTATTTTTTATATGGCATATCCCTATTATTTAATTCCTCTTCTAGTTTCTAAAATCTTAAAGATGAGAACAATTGAGGTTTTAACTAGAAGTAAACCGAATTTTTTAAGCGCAAGAGCTTTAGGTTTACAAGATAAGATCCTTTTCAATTTATTAGATTGCATTTCTCCCGAGTCTTTCTCAATAATAACTGATTTAAATTTAGAAAAATATTCTGATAAAATTAGTGAAGAAGGAGCAAGATTTATTGATACTGCTAAATTTTATAGATTTAAAGATATTGGCGAAAGAGATAAAATAGGATTTATAGGCCGTCTTTCATATGAAAAAGGTGTTTTAGAATTTTTAGATGCAATTAAATTACTAAATCCGCATGAAAAATTGAAATTTTTAGTTATTGGCGATGGTAAATTAAAAAATGATGTAAAACTGAAAATTCATGAAGATAATTTAGATAATGTAGAATTTATGGAATGGGTTCCAAACGAAAATCTTCATTATTATTTGAACCAACTTAAATTAATTGTTTTACCAACAAAACATGCTGAAGGATTACCAACAATAATTTTAGAATCAATAGCATGTGGAACTCCTGTTTTGTCAACATGTATGGGTGGAATTCCAGATATAATAAAAAACTGTGAGACAGGTTTTATAATGGAAAATAATTCCGCTGAAGACATAGCTAAAAATATAAAAAAAGCAATTAATTATCCTGATTTAGAAGAAATAACTAATAATGCTTTAAGTGTTTTTAAAAGTAAATATACGCTAAATAATGCAAAGAAAAGATGGAAAAATATTTTAATGTGTAAAAAGAAACCAAAAAATCAATAA